The following are from one region of the Thiocapsa rosea genome:
- a CDS encoding EAL domain-containing protein, translating to MNDARFATSENRIFYLGDDSTLLTGLASLIQPAGLQLDAFEDLGALEAALGRTRPRVLILDLRYVSSGTGPAGLIARLTGALPGALAGTGTTEPEVLCIADGENIETRLQVMRAGARGFFPTPVALSDLAKRLIELSGPAQDSQPRILVVEDDPLQAKYIALLLSKSGMEPHIVDQPLEILRKMADVQPDLVLMDLYMPDASGTELTAIIRDHGEYFDTPIIFLSAETDPDKQLEALRVGGDSFIAKPIQREQLIGAIEHRIRLSRLLKDRRVGEERSDVLQGVLSKEAFLRGLDRVVHDREAPSPGVGLLLIELDRFQDISKAVGVDGMERLLRQLGEKLVAQLAAQECAARLDDFTFAVLARRATREALEGLGEQLLRTFGATKLRAEDKRLALTVTIGIGLFTPPADDAITMVSRSRTTVARARHAGGNRVRVWTPVIAPDRGSDYERLLKQLVDTAVNQDGLLLMFQPIVSLGANVGELYEVQLRLRTLDGEHVPAGDFLPVAERSGLMPRIDRWVLEHALDIMDAERKSHPKLRLLIHQTVGSVAAEEWLPWFREQMVRRNLIRRRPLLQFQMHDVREHLVTAKPLVEVLRKYGIQVCVANVTGSAADLDLLADLPVALAKLSFATLINADPAELLQVVQQIRTHGASVIAAGIEDQATIARVWNCRPDYIQGNSVQMPSSELSYDFHHSTDDI from the coding sequence ATGAATGACGCACGTTTCGCGACTTCTGAAAACAGGATCTTCTACCTCGGCGATGACTCGACGCTACTGACCGGGCTCGCAAGCTTGATTCAGCCGGCCGGATTGCAGCTCGATGCCTTCGAGGATCTCGGTGCCCTCGAAGCCGCGCTCGGGCGGACGCGGCCTCGGGTGCTGATCCTCGATCTGCGCTACGTCTCCTCCGGCACCGGCCCAGCCGGCTTGATCGCGCGCCTGACGGGGGCTCTGCCGGGAGCCCTCGCGGGAACCGGGACCACCGAGCCCGAGGTGCTCTGCATCGCCGACGGCGAGAACATCGAGACGCGGCTCCAGGTGATGCGCGCCGGTGCGCGCGGCTTTTTTCCGACCCCGGTTGCCCTGTCCGACCTGGCGAAGCGCCTCATCGAGCTGAGCGGTCCGGCTCAGGATAGCCAACCCCGGATCCTGGTGGTCGAGGACGACCCGCTGCAAGCCAAATACATCGCGTTGCTGCTGAGCAAGTCGGGTATGGAGCCGCACATCGTCGATCAACCGCTGGAGATCCTCCGGAAGATGGCTGATGTCCAGCCGGATCTGGTCCTGATGGATCTCTACATGCCGGATGCGAGCGGTACCGAGCTGACGGCGATCATCCGGGACCACGGCGAGTACTTCGACACGCCCATCATCTTTCTCTCCGCCGAGACGGACCCGGACAAGCAATTGGAGGCGTTGCGCGTCGGCGGCGACAGCTTTATCGCCAAGCCGATCCAGCGTGAGCAGCTCATCGGCGCGATCGAGCATCGCATCCGGTTGTCGCGCTTGCTCAAGGATCGTCGCGTCGGGGAAGAGCGCAGCGATGTTCTCCAGGGTGTGCTTTCAAAGGAGGCGTTTCTGCGCGGTCTCGATCGCGTGGTGCACGACCGAGAAGCGCCGTCGCCCGGGGTCGGCCTTCTTCTGATCGAACTCGATCGGTTTCAGGACATCTCCAAGGCGGTGGGTGTCGACGGGATGGAGCGGTTGTTGCGTCAGCTCGGGGAGAAGCTCGTCGCCCAACTCGCAGCGCAGGAGTGCGCTGCCCGTCTGGATGATTTTACCTTTGCCGTGTTGGCTCGACGGGCGACCCGCGAGGCATTGGAGGGGCTCGGAGAGCAGCTTCTGCGGACCTTCGGTGCCACCAAGCTCCGGGCTGAGGACAAGCGCCTCGCGCTCACCGTAACGATCGGAATCGGGCTCTTCACGCCCCCTGCGGACGACGCCATCACGATGGTCTCGCGCAGCCGCACCACCGTGGCGCGGGCGCGCCATGCGGGCGGCAATCGGGTGCGGGTCTGGACTCCGGTCATCGCCCCGGATCGCGGCTCGGACTATGAGCGACTGCTCAAGCAGCTGGTCGACACCGCCGTGAATCAGGACGGACTCCTGCTGATGTTTCAGCCGATCGTCTCGCTCGGGGCAAACGTCGGAGAGCTCTACGAGGTGCAGCTTCGGTTGCGCACACTCGACGGAGAACACGTTCCTGCCGGCGATTTTCTCCCTGTGGCCGAGCGCAGCGGATTGATGCCGAGGATCGATCGCTGGGTGCTGGAGCACGCGCTCGATATCATGGACGCAGAGCGCAAGTCGCATCCGAAGCTGCGGCTCTTGATCCATCAAACCGTGGGGTCGGTCGCGGCGGAAGAATGGCTTCCCTGGTTCCGCGAACAGATGGTTCGGCGCAATCTGATCCGCCGTCGTCCGTTGCTTCAGTTCCAGATGCACGACGTTCGAGAACACTTGGTCACGGCCAAACCGCTTGTCGAGGTCTTGCGCAAGTACGGGATTCAGGTCTGCGTCGCCAATGTCACGGGCAGTGCAGCGGATTTGGACCTGCTTGCCGATCTGCCGGTTGCCCTCGCCAAGCTCTCCTTCGCGACGCTCATCAACGCGGATCCGGCCGAGCTGCTCCAAGTGGTTCAGCAGATCAGAACGCATGGCGCATCCGTCATCGCGGCCGGCATCGAAGACCAGGCCACGATTGCTCGGGTCTGGAATTGTCGGCCCGACTATATTCAAGGCAACTCGGTCCAGATGCCGAGCAGCGAGTTGAGCTACGATTTCCATCACTCCACCGACGACATCTGA
- a CDS encoding endonuclease/exonuclease/phosphatase family protein, translating into MLSFNVQAGIYSRSYSDYFTNSWKHILPHPERLANLTRIGQLLHQFDLVGLQEVDAGSLRSAYIDQIQYLARHGAFPHWYRQVNRNLGPFAQHSNGLLSRLRPQQITEHKLPGLPGRGAVVAELGLSDHETLAVAIVHLALGWRARRRQLDYLIALSEQHPYLVIMGDFNCGCDSKGLRAMVKKAEMRGLDCELKTFPSWRPKHNLDHILVSRPLRVIAARVVDYALSDHLPISMTIELPEGVTFSADADGPAPKSAR; encoded by the coding sequence CTGCTGAGTTTCAATGTTCAGGCCGGGATCTACTCGCGCAGCTACAGCGACTATTTCACCAACAGCTGGAAGCACATCCTTCCACACCCCGAGCGACTGGCCAATCTCACCCGTATCGGCCAGCTGCTGCATCAGTTCGATCTGGTCGGACTCCAGGAGGTTGACGCCGGCTCGCTGCGCAGCGCCTATATCGATCAGATTCAGTATCTGGCTCGCCACGGCGCCTTTCCGCACTGGTACAGGCAGGTCAACCGCAACCTCGGCCCCTTCGCACAGCACAGCAATGGGCTGCTCAGCCGTTTGCGTCCGCAGCAAATCACCGAGCACAAGCTCCCGGGCCTCCCCGGCCGTGGCGCCGTCGTGGCGGAACTCGGGCTTTCGGACCATGAGACCCTTGCCGTAGCGATTGTCCATCTGGCGCTCGGATGGCGCGCACGGCGGCGCCAACTCGATTACCTGATCGCACTGTCCGAACAGCACCCGTATCTCGTCATCATGGGCGACTTCAACTGCGGGTGCGACTCGAAAGGGCTGCGGGCCATGGTCAAGAAGGCCGAGATGCGCGGTCTGGATTGCGAGCTCAAGACCTTCCCGAGCTGGCGTCCAAAGCACAACCTGGATCACATCCTCGTCTCTCGACCGCTGCGCGTGATCGCCGCCCGCGTGGTCGATTACGCCTTGTCGGATCATCTGCCGATCAGCATGACGATCGAGTTGCCCGAGGGCGTCACCTTCTCGGCGGACGCGGACGGACCGGCTCCGAAATCGGCGCGCTGA